The nucleotide window CACGTATCCATGAGCGCTCCTCCCGCAATGGTCACTTCGAGTTTAAGCTCATACCATGGTAAAATACCCCGCATTTTCCTTCATGGCATTGGGCTGAAGCCGAAACTACTTTGCTGGCACCGCCGCAGCATTATTTGCCTTTCACTTCCACACCGGCAGCCCCTTGTCTGACCGCTCGAAGATTGCGCGTTCATCGATGTAGATGTCCTCGCCATCCTTCACGAGCGCTTCCTCCACGAAGGCCGCTTTCACGGTCTCGTTCGTGGAGTTCAGATTGTCGAACTTTTTCGCATCCACCTTCCCCACGATCTGATGCGGGACGATGTCCGGCAGGTCCTTGTATGGCTTTGCTCGCGGAATGTAGCCAGCCGCAGTGAGGTCGCCGCCGACGAACAAGGCGGAGTCATTGTAGTGGCCGATGATGAATCCCGATGCCTTCACATTCCCACCCACAAACGTGTCCATGCCTCCGCGCAGCCAGTTCCGCACGGTGAGATTCCCTTTGATGATGAGCAGTGGCTTCATGCCAAAGTCATCGTCCAGCAAGTCTCCATCGATGGTGAGGTCTCCATTCCAAACGATGAAGAGGATGCCCCGGTCCGAGTACCAAGGTTCGCTGGCGGAGTTGTGTGAAGTGAGCTCCAGCGTCTCCGTGTAGTGAGCCTTCAGTGCAATCGCCGAGTTCTTGGAGGCATTTCGCTGGGCCATGCCGTCGAGCATGAATTTCCCATCCTTGGGCATGCTGGGCAGGGTGTAGTCAGCTTTGGTAAACTTGCGTACCTCGCACTCCTTGAGGAATTGCTTGAATCGGGTCATGGTGGTGATGTCTGGGTTTCCCATGAATGTCGCATTCACCCCGGAATGTGACGCCGCTTGCGTGGCGAAAAGCGAGCTCTGACCCGCCTTTCAAATGGCCCTTCACTTCGTTGCGATTCCTTCGTGGGCGTTCAGAAGACAGCCACTTCTCGCTCTGAAAGAATATTTCATGAATTGTTGAGCTCTTTTGTCTGGCGTTGGCGCATGAGGGGTTGGAATGAGCACCTCCATCCATCCCACAGTCACTGACTCGGCAGTGCACCAGTGGCAGCGTTTCATTCATGAGTCAGCCGTGCTCGCGCGGCTCTCCCATCCGAACATCGTACAGGTCTGCGATCTGGGTCAAGATGCCGGGGGGCGACCGTGTTACGCTCTGAAGATGGAGAGGGAGCGCACCCTCCAACAAGTCATCGAGGGACTGCGCCGCAAGGAGCCCGAGACTCTGCGTGAGTTCACGCTGGATAGACTGCTCACACTCCACGGCAAGGTGTGTGAGGCTCTCACATTCGCCCACAGCAGGCACATCATCCACGGCGGTCTCAAGCCGGAGAGCGTGATGATTGGTGGGTCCGGCGAGGTGCTGGTGATGGACTGGGGTGCTGCCCAGGTGCTCGACTCGCAGCACCTGGAGGAGGTTCACGTGCGCCATGTGACGCCCGGCCTCAAGCTTCCCCGGAAAGTATCCCTGCGCGAAGCGAACGTGAAGCGCAGGGAGGAGAAGGCGCGTCGAGAGGGTCCCGCTGAGGAGTTCTCGGGCATCGCCTTACCTGCATTGCAAGGGGGGACGGGTCTGCCTGGTTACAGGTCGCCGGAACAGGTCATGGGGCTTACCCATGATCTCGATGAGCGTTCGGACGTGTACTCCCTTGGAAGTGTGCTCTATGCCATCCTTACTTTGCACCCACCCTGGGAGGGAAGGGCCGTCTCAGAGGTGAAGTCTCCCACGCCACTGCCGCACCTCGCTGAAGGTCGAGTGCCGGCCGCACTGTCATCCATGGTGATGAAGGCTCTCGCGCTCGATAAGGAGCGGCGATACCCGAGTGTGGCGGCTTTCAGGGCGGACATTGAGGCGTTTCAGCGCGGTCATGCCATCGCGGCAGGAAAGGGTGGGCTGGCGAAGCAGATCGTCCTGCGCATCAAGCGCCTGACCTTTGGCTGACCTCATCGCCAGCAACCAACTGCGGCTCACTGCGAGGACTGGAACTCCAGTGTCGGACTCTCTCCGGCTTCCTCAAGGTTCCCACGCTTGAAGTGCTGACGGTCCTTGGGAGCGCTCGTAATATCGAGATGCTCCGCAACCAGCCGAACCTGCGGCGCCTTTCCTTCAAGCGCAGATCCACCTCAGCCGCGACGAGAGGGCGGGAATGTTTTGATTCAAGTTCTCATGGATAAAAATGGTTTGGCCACCGGCCCGGATTCTGCGATCCTGTCCCAGCCATGGCTGACCTCACACTGCTCATCGATGCTGCACGTCGCGGCGAGCCTGAAGCGGCCGACGCCCTTCTCACGCAGGTGTATGCGGAGTTGCGGATGATCGCCCGCGCGAAGATGGCGCGCGAGCAACCCGGCCAAACGCTCCAGCCCACCGCGCTCGTCCACGAGGCCTGGATGCGCCTGGGGGACCAACCCTTTGCCAATCGCGCCCACTTCTTCGGCGCCGCTGCGGAGGCCATGCGCCGCATCCTGGTGGACCGGGCGCGCAAGCGCCACGCCCAGCGCCGCGGTGCGGGCAGTGAGCATGTGGACGTGGATGATGTGGAAGTCGCCGCACCTGTGAAGGATGAGGAACTGCTCGCAGTGCACGAGGCGCTCGATCGCTTCGCGGACGTGGAACCTGAAAAGGCGGAACTCGTGAAGCTCCGCTACTTCACCGGCATGACTTTGGAAGAGGTCTCCGAAGTGCTCGACATCTCCGTGCCCACGGCGAAGCGTTGGTGGGTGTACGCACGCACGTGGTTGTTCCGGGAGATCTCGGAGGCGTAGGGGAGGCATCGCCCTTCAAGGCAGGCAAAGATGGTCAAATCTTCCTGCCTCCGGTCCCAGCAAGCAGTCCGTGATGTAGCCTTCAAAATCCGTGAGGAATCTCTCCGTATCGAAGTCTGGGATGGCGTACTTCCTCACGATGCGTGGCACTTCGGTGAGCAGGCCTTGGGAGATGAGTTGCCGGCGATGCTGGTGTGGCACCCGGGTGAAGTCCTCCAAGCGTAGCATGACATCGATGCCCAGCGTCCTGTCCGCCTTGGTGAAACGCACCCGCTGCTTGTGACCCAGTTCCGGGTCCCGGCAGTTCAGGATGATGGTCAGACCGGTCAGTCCGGGACCATAGTCGCGACTCTCGAAGTGATGCTGCTCATCCAGCGTGCGCGTGGCATGGGAGAGCTTCGCTTCCCAATGGGAGTCGGAGGAGATGAAGACACGCATGGTGGGTTTCCCTCAGTTTTCCCAGGTCGCGCAAAGCTTCATGAATTCATCGATGAACTCCAACTGTTTTTCAGAGAGGAGTTCGAGGTGAGTTCGAAAGATGCACGCCTCCCTGACTGCTGTGAACCAGTACAGCGGAAAGCCTTCCAGATAGTGTCTCAAGTAGGCGGGATAATAGAATCGACAGCCCTCCGCATCGGAGAAGCTGAAATATTCCTGGCAGTTTTTCACATCTTCCGCCGTGACATCCATCCAGTGCTGCTCAGAGTCCTGTGCAAGGAGTTCGGTGTAGCGCTCTTCCGTGAGTATCCATTCGTCATCGAGCCCCCGCGCCACGCTCCGGGTGATGGCAGGCCTGGGCGGGTCACCGAACACCTCCGGCAACCGTGCTGCTAAAGCCAGGGCTTCACGATGTGCTTCCTGCCAGAGGTCGTAGAGCTCCTCTACAGTCTTTGGCCAGTAGCCACGGCTCAGGAGTTCCTCACGACTGGGGAATGGGGGAGGCATGAGGAGGGGGGAGTCTCGCGAGTCTGCGCTGGAATCACCTTTATAGCAGTCCCTTGAGCCGAAGAAACTGGTCAGGTGCAACCGGAAGATCTGATGTGGGTAGCCATTTCTGGCAAAGGGCGATGAACTCATCGAGAAACGCCAATTGTTCCGAGGTGAGAAGATCGACGTGTTTCCGTGAAACAAAGGCCAGGTACACCGCGTCCCAGCCGTAGTTGGGAAACTCCGTCAGGTAGTCCTGCATGAAGGCAGGTAGATAGAATCTCCAGCCCTCCGCATCGGAGAAGGTGAAGTACTCCTGGGAACCTCGCACAGCCTCCGGGGAGACTTCGGTCCAGTGCTGTTCTGGATCCTGCGCAGAGAGTTCTGCGATGCGTTCTTCCGTTAGATTCCATTCGTCATCGTAGCCTCGCGCCACACTCAGTGTGATCTTGGGCCTTGGCGGATCACCGAACACCTCCGGCAGTCTCGCTGCCAGTGCCTGCGCCTCACGATTCGCTTCCCGCCATTGATCATACTGGTCGAGAGTTGCAGGATCGTAGCCTCGACTGCGGAGTTCCTCGCGACTGGGAAATGGGGGAGTCATGGGGCGGGCTTGCCTGCTGGCTACAGTTGCTGAAGCCTCGAAACAGCCAGCTTGGCGGGGCGTGCTACCTGGCCATAGTTATCAGCAGCCAGGAGCTCGGCCAGAGGCAAATCTTCACGGGTGCCCCGGAGGTTCAACCAGCTTGCGATGGCCTCCCGGACATAGAAATCCCTCGACGTGGCAAGCTGGTGTTTCAGGTCGCCCGGGATGCTTTTTGTGACCGGCAGATAGACCGGAAGCAGGATATCGATGTCCTCGTCGCGTGACAGCAATCCCTGGATGGTGGGGATCGTATCAAAGAACAGATCCGTGTCCTCCTTCAAGTCATCGATGCTTTCGTGATCGGACAGGGCGTTGAGCGCGGTCAGAAATGACTCGAGGGAGCGATGGGTGATGCGGCAGTCTCCATCATGCATCAGATGAAAGATGCTGCCGGAGCAGGGGCCTCTGGACACGTAGCAATGGGGATTGGAGTCCTGGCCGTCATGCAGTGCGAATAATCCAAAATGATCCCCGATGGGCAATGCCAGCACATGTGAGGTGTATTCAAGAGCCTGCGGAAGGGGCATGCAATGGATGCGTGACTCTGGCCGGGAAAGGAAATGTCCCGTTTCAAAGTGGGAGACAAGGTTCTCTGGCGCATTGCCGAGCTTGGAGTTGAGTTGTTCTCGTGTGGTCATCGCTGCCAGAATTGCCACCTCTTCTTTGGGGAAGGTGTTGGCTAAATTGAGGTGGAAGGTTGGGGCTTGATTCTGCCGTGAAGATTCCTGAATCTCAAGACGAATGGTCTCAAGGGGGCATGGAGATTCTGTTTAGATCTCATCAAGCCCCATCAATCGTGATGGTGGTGCGAGGCATGATTGATGCGGCTTGTGCCCTTGGTTCTAGACTTCTTCCTTGGGCATCAGAATTCTCGCCACCACGGGATCCTGCGCATCCATGAACATGCGGGCTCGACCAAAGAGGCCAATCATGCCCGGTTCATCGAAGGAGTTGGGCTGTTGTTCTGCATTGAGCAGCACTTCACCCTGGACCAGACCTTGGAGATGGTTGTCCTGGATGTACGACCGGTGATTCTCAAATTCCGCCTTGGTGACGAGGGAGACACAGTGGGGCTGGGAGAAGCTCACGAGCCAGTTCCCATCATCCATAAGCTGGGGATTGAAATCGGGATGAAAATTGTAGACCCGTTCCAGCACGCTCATGGCCTCCACCTCGGGATTGCGGACATTCGCATGGAGGACCACACACGTGCCGTGTTTGAAGATGACCACCACATTCTCATGATCGGTGTAGTAGCCAGCCCGGTCGGCCACGGAATTGAGATCGATAGGGATGCTCGGCTTCCACTTTGGTATGGGTGGAAAACCACGCACTACGCGACGCTTGCGAAACAGGGAGCGCAGGAATGCAAACATGAACAAGGGAGGCTGGCGTGCACCGATAATCGAAATTTCATCGGGAGCCAAGGTGATGATTTGTCTCCTAGGAGCCAGCCTTCGCTTGGTTGGCCGGTTGGAATTCATCCTTCACAGCAGGCCGACCTATGAACCACGCACAGAATCCAAAGACTGTTGCCAACGCGGTCATCATGACACCACCTGCGACCGACATGAAGATGCGCGCTGCCGTAGCTACTTGCTCCGAGCCCGGAGCAGCTGCGAGGGACGATGTGGTGCAAACCCAGAATATGCCGAAACCCACAAACCAAAGGCCAGTCAGAACCGAGAAGAACTGGATGCCGATTCGGGCCCATGGCTTCCGGCGTACAAAATTATACGCCGTGAACGCGGTGAATAGCGCCAGGACCACCTGCACCACCGCAGCCTGACGGTAATAATTCCAGATGCCGTCAAGGGGGGCAGTGTTCTTTGGCGGGTTGGCCCTGAGCACATCCATCAGGCTGCTCATCATCAGGCCACCCAAGCCGGATATGAATGCCAGTACGCCAAGGCCGAACCACATCCAGCCGATCAATGTCACAGTCTGCTTTGCCCTCATTGAATCGCAACTTCGACGGATGCTCGGGAAGCGCAATTGACTTCACAGCTCCTTGGAAAGGTAAA belongs to Roseimicrobium gellanilyticum and includes:
- a CDS encoding sigma-70 family RNA polymerase sigma factor; this translates as MADLTLLIDAARRGEPEAADALLTQVYAELRMIARAKMAREQPGQTLQPTALVHEAWMRLGDQPFANRAHFFGAAAEAMRRILVDRARKRHAQRRGAGSEHVDVDDVEVAAPVKDEELLAVHEALDRFADVEPEKAELVKLRYFTGMTLEEVSEVLDISVPTAKRWWVYARTWLFREISEA
- a CDS encoding DUF6714 family protein, which encodes MTPPFPSREELRSRGYDPATLDQYDQWREANREAQALAARLPEVFGDPPRPKITLSVARGYDDEWNLTEERIAELSAQDPEQHWTEVSPEAVRGSQEYFTFSDAEGWRFYLPAFMQDYLTEFPNYGWDAVYLAFVSRKHVDLLTSEQLAFLDEFIALCQKWLPTSDLPVAPDQFLRLKGLL
- a CDS encoding serine/threonine protein kinase — translated: MSTSIHPTVTDSAVHQWQRFIHESAVLARLSHPNIVQVCDLGQDAGGRPCYALKMERERTLQQVIEGLRRKEPETLREFTLDRLLTLHGKVCEALTFAHSRHIIHGGLKPESVMIGGSGEVLVMDWGAAQVLDSQHLEEVHVRHVTPGLKLPRKVSLREANVKRREEKARREGPAEEFSGIALPALQGGTGLPGYRSPEQVMGLTHDLDERSDVYSLGSVLYAILTLHPPWEGRAVSEVKSPTPLPHLAEGRVPAALSSMVMKALALDKERRYPSVAAFRADIEAFQRGHAIAAGKGGLAKQIVLRIKRLTFG
- a CDS encoding DUF6714 family protein, with the translated sequence MPPPFPSREELLSRGYWPKTVEELYDLWQEAHREALALAARLPEVFGDPPRPAITRSVARGLDDEWILTEERYTELLAQDSEQHWMDVTAEDVKNCQEYFSFSDAEGCRFYYPAYLRHYLEGFPLYWFTAVREACIFRTHLELLSEKQLEFIDEFMKLCATWEN